One Camelina sativa cultivar DH55 chromosome 3, Cs, whole genome shotgun sequence genomic window carries:
- the LOC109130410 gene encoding putative F-box protein At1g20800, translating into MDSLPFHLLEEILCKLDPKSLAMMQCTDRSIKTHISDDPYFKSVFRTKCYDEGMVDGYHLRANKWRVMGWIPRWYDCKRGINQSKPSLSVDVDVAMVDVDNDDKHISSMSKIMSLISGISPYAQSLFKKKEKRVGKRLMIEEETKVKMMMDERSSKFLDVKRRINKRRRVM; encoded by the coding sequence ATGGATAGCTTACCTTTTCACCTACTTGAAGAGATTCTCTGCAAACTCGATCCAAAATCTCTGGCGATGATGCAATGCACGGATCGATCTATCAAGACGCATATATCGGACGATCCGTATTTCAAATCTGTATTTAGGACCAAGTGTTACGACGAGGGAATGGTTGATGGGTACCACTTGAGAGCTAACAAGTGGAGAGTTATGGGTTGGATTCCACGGTGGTACGATTGTAAACGAGGGATTAATCAGTCCAAACCGTCTTTGTCCGTTGACGTCGACGTGGCGATGGTTGATGTTGATAATGATGATAAACACATCTCCTCTATGAGCAAAATAATGAGCCTGATTAGTGGAATCTCACCATATGCTCAGAGTCTattcaagaaaaaggaaaagagagttGGAAAAAGATTGATGAtcgaagaagaaacaaaagtgaagatgatgatggatgagCGTTCTTCGAAGTTCCTAGACGTAAAGAGAAgaatcaacaaaagaagaagagtcatgTAG
- the LOC109124620 gene encoding peptidyl-prolyl cis-trans isomerase FKBP18, chloroplastic-like isoform X2 codes for MASISSSLHRWVSNPRLPRTNSISEANQTRPINQIVSFSVPISRRDASIILLGSLPLTSFFILPPSSSEARERRSRKVIPLEEYSTSPEGLKYFDIEEGKGPVATQGSTALVHFDCRYRSITAISTRESKLLAGNRSIAQPYEFKVGSTPGKERKREFVDNPNGLFSAQASPKPPPAMYYITEGMKVGGKRTVIVPPEAGYGQRGMNEIPVRTYYKLYMSLELHLS; via the exons ATGGCTTCCATTAGTAGTAGCTTACACAGATGGGTATCTAACCCTCGTCTTCCTCGAACCAATTCGATCTCGGAAGCAAATCAAACTCGACCCATTAATCAAATCGTCTCCTTTTCCGTTCCCATCTCCAGAAGAGACGCGAGTATTATACTTCTGGGCTCGCTTCCATTGACGAGCTTCTTCATTCTACCACCAAGCTCTTCAGAAGCTAGAGAGAGACGGAGCAGAAAAGTTATCCCTCTCGAGGAATACTCCACTAGCC CTGAAGGGCTGAAATACTTTGACATTGAGGAAGGCAAAGGTCCAGTAGCTACACAAGGATCAACTGCtctg GTGCATTTCGATTGCCGTTACAGAAGCATCACTGCGATTTCTACAAGAGAATCCAAGCTTTTGGCTGGAAATCGTAGTATTGCTCAg CCTTATGAGTTTAAGGTCGGGTCTACGCCAGGAAAGGAAAGGAAACGTGAGTTCGTTGACAATCCAAACGGGTTGTTCTCTGCACAAGCTTCACCAAAGCCTCCTCCAGCAATGTATTACATAACCGAAGGAATGAAAGTCGGAGGCAAG AGAACAGTGATTGTTCCTCCTGAAGCTGGTTATGGTCAGAGAGGAATGAACGAGATACCGGTGAGAACCTACTACAAATTGTATATGAG CCTGGAGCTACATTTGAGTTAA
- the LOC109124620 gene encoding peptidyl-prolyl cis-trans isomerase FKBP18, chloroplastic-like isoform X1: MASISSSLHRWVSNPRLPRTNSISEANQTRPINQIVSFSVPISRRDASIILLGSLPLTSFFILPPSSSEARERRSRKVIPLEEYSTSPEGLKYFDIEEGKGPVATQGSTALVHFDCRYRSITAISTRESKLLAGNRSIAQPYEFKVGSTPGKERKREFVDNPNGLFSAQASPKPPPAMYYITEGMKVGGKRTVIVPPEAGYGQRGMNEIPPGATFELNIELLQVTPPQEK; encoded by the exons ATGGCTTCCATTAGTAGTAGCTTACACAGATGGGTATCTAACCCTCGTCTTCCTCGAACCAATTCGATCTCGGAAGCAAATCAAACTCGACCCATTAATCAAATCGTCTCCTTTTCCGTTCCCATCTCCAGAAGAGACGCGAGTATTATACTTCTGGGCTCGCTTCCATTGACGAGCTTCTTCATTCTACCACCAAGCTCTTCAGAAGCTAGAGAGAGACGGAGCAGAAAAGTTATCCCTCTCGAGGAATACTCCACTAGCC CTGAAGGGCTGAAATACTTTGACATTGAGGAAGGCAAAGGTCCAGTAGCTACACAAGGATCAACTGCtctg GTGCATTTCGATTGCCGTTACAGAAGCATCACTGCGATTTCTACAAGAGAATCCAAGCTTTTGGCTGGAAATCGTAGTATTGCTCAg CCTTATGAGTTTAAGGTCGGGTCTACGCCAGGAAAGGAAAGGAAACGTGAGTTCGTTGACAATCCAAACGGGTTGTTCTCTGCACAAGCTTCACCAAAGCCTCCTCCAGCAATGTATTACATAACCGAAGGAATGAAAGTCGGAGGCAAG AGAACAGTGATTGTTCCTCCTGAAGCTGGTTATGGTCAGAGAGGAATGAACGAGATACCG CCTGGAGCTACATTTGAGTTAAACATAGAGCTGCTTCAAGTGACGCCTCCACAAGAGAAGTGA
- the LOC104776202 gene encoding outer envelope pore protein 21A, chloroplastic: METSLRYATNSRSLKIHAKERFPVNSKTRLQLHGELDTGAGVPSYFCAMIRHFFPQASTSLGVGLHYDKREKLRCLVRGKKKFPVITDELVTFNIKGRCDFDQDFVQRNAKGAAEFDWNIWKFQKDQDLRLRIGYEMFEKIPYMQIRENNWTFNTNLKGKWNVRFDL; this comes from the exons atggagacttCTCTGAGATATGCAACCAATTCCAGGTCTCTGAAGATTCATGCCAAGGAAAGGTTTCCGGTGAACTCCAAAACTCGCCTGCAG CTTCATGGAGAGCTAGATACAGGAGCTGGAGTGCCAAGTTACTTCTGTGCAATGATTAGACACTTTTTCCCTCAG GCTTCAACAAGCCTTGGAGTTGGTTTGCATTATGATAAACGGGAAAAGCTTCGGTGTCTTGTACGtgggaaaaaaaagtttcctGTGATAACTGATGAGCTTGTAACCTTTAATATCAAAGGAAGATGTGATTTTGACCAGGACTTTGTTCAG AGGAACGCTAAAGGAGCTGCTGAATTTGACTGGAACATATGGAAGTTTCAGAAAGATCAGGATTTACGCCTCAGAATTGGCTACGAGATGTTTGAGAAG ATCCCTTATATGCAGATTAGAGAAAACAATTGGACTTTCAACACGAATTTGAAAGGAAAATGGAATGTGAGGTTTGATCTGTGA